A portion of the Geoalkalibacter ferrihydriticus DSM 17813 genome contains these proteins:
- the nadC gene encoding carboxylating nicotinate-nucleotide diphosphorylase, whose product MFEVERIIRTALNEDIGAGDLTTEATVAGGTQGEARLVAKEDFVLAGIEVARQVFHCVDANVAFDAHKQDAQQVRKGEVLAVMRGNAASLLQAERVALNLVQRMCGVATLTAAFVDAVAGTGAQIVDTRKTTPGLRILEKYAVRMGGGRNHRYALYDGVLIKENHIAAAGGISAAVERARQRLSHIHKIEIETQTLDEVREALVAGADIILLDNMDVAMLREAVGVVAGRALTEASGGVNLKSVRGIAETGVDLISVGALTHSYRAVDISMLF is encoded by the coding sequence ATGTTTGAAGTCGAGCGCATCATCCGCACCGCTCTCAATGAAGATATCGGCGCCGGTGATCTAACCACCGAAGCTACGGTTGCGGGCGGCACTCAAGGTGAGGCGCGCCTTGTCGCCAAGGAAGACTTTGTTCTTGCCGGCATTGAAGTGGCACGGCAGGTTTTTCACTGCGTTGATGCCAATGTTGCCTTCGATGCGCACAAGCAAGATGCCCAACAGGTGCGCAAGGGCGAGGTGCTGGCAGTCATGCGGGGGAACGCGGCCTCTCTGCTGCAAGCCGAACGGGTGGCGCTCAACCTGGTGCAGCGCATGTGTGGTGTCGCCACCCTGACCGCCGCATTTGTCGATGCGGTGGCTGGCACCGGCGCCCAAATCGTGGATACTCGAAAAACCACGCCGGGGCTGCGCATTCTTGAAAAATACGCCGTGCGTATGGGGGGGGGGCGCAATCATCGCTATGCCCTGTATGACGGGGTGCTGATCAAGGAAAATCACATTGCCGCCGCCGGAGGCATTTCCGCGGCTGTTGAACGGGCCCGGCAGCGCCTGTCGCACATCCACAAAATTGAAATCGAAACACAGACCCTCGACGAGGTGCGTGAAGCCCTGGTTGCCGGTGCCGACATCATCCTGCTGGACAATATGGATGTCGCCATGTTGCGTGAAGCCGTCGGGGTGGTTGCCGGTCGGGCCCTGACCGAAGCTTCGGGCGGGGTCAACCTCAAGAGCGTGCGCGGTATCGCCGAGACCGGCGTCGATCTCATTTCCGTGGGTGCTCTGACCCATTCCTATCGTGCAGTGGATATCTCCATGCTCTTTTGA